A genomic region of Zea mays cultivar B73 chromosome 6, Zm-B73-REFERENCE-NAM-5.0, whole genome shotgun sequence contains the following coding sequences:
- the LOC100279409 gene encoding GPI-anchored protein precursor — protein sequence MAVPLLLLLLLSVFTASDAAFCVCKPGMSDQMMQSAIDYACSKGADCASTTKGAPCYGNGNKVAVCSYICNSYYQSRSGMGATCDFNGVATLTGTDPSSGTCKFASGPSSVGTGGGAGMGTGGAGAGVGGGTGAGAGTGAGMGAGAGTGAGTGMGAGTGTSTGAGAGTGTGAGITTPGALSPPFGGTGAYGPSGAGSTDYNDAAARRVSRLHVVAALVFGLAAAAAPLLR from the exons ATGGCGGTTCCCCTGCTTCTCCTCCTCCTGCTGTCCGTGTTCACAGCCTCAG ATGCGGCGTTCTGCGTGTGCAAGCCGGGCATGTCCGACCAGATGATGCAGTCGGCCATCGACTACGCCTGCAGCAAGGGGGCCGACTGCGCCTCCACCACCAAGGGCGCGCCGTGCTACGGCAACGGCAACAAGGTGGCCGTCTGCTCCTACATCTGCAACAGCTACTACCAGAGCCGCAGCGGCATGGGCGCCACCTGCGACTTCAACGGCGTCGCCACCCTCACCGGCACCGACCCCAGCTCCGGGACctgcaagttcgcctccggccccaG CAGCGTAGGCACCGGCGGCGGCGCTGGTATGGGCACCGGCGGAGCAGGCGCTGGCGTCGGCGGTGGCACGGGCGCCGGCGCTGGCACGGGCGCGGGCATGGGTGCCGGCGCTGGAACCGGAGCAGGCACGGGCATgggcgccgggacggggaccagcaCCGGAGCTGGCGCTGGCACCGGCACCGGCGCCGGGATCACGACCCCCGGGGCCCTGAGCCCGCCGTTCGGCGGCACGGGCGCCTACGGCCCGTCAGGAGCAGGCAGCACTGACTACAACGACGCTGCGGCGCGGCGCGTCTCCAGGCTGCACGTGGTGGCCGCCCTCGTCTTcggcctcgccgccgccgccgcacctCTCCTCCGCTAG